A part of Desulfobacter sp. genomic DNA contains:
- a CDS encoding TrmB family transcriptional regulator — protein MDERMMEEMKTLGFSAYESRAYLALLEEFPVNGYALSKASGIPRSRIYEVIKNLIAKQMVFEDAQGKTKVYTPMEPEIFIKKLRARYNKIFDDLTDYAGTLYREPKQDDKLVVIQGRDNIISFLKVLIKGARERMAVSIWDEELNALTEELDEALERGVRLRGIYFGTAKVYEDLVPHRRIKRYMAEKKERYLSVIIDHSHVVSGIVSRGEASKVTWSRDEGFIEVSEDYIAHDLVVNLYSASLDDARYREFEAFADTVHDSFFHYSEAEFKKFRELI, from the coding sequence ATGGACGAGCGGATGATGGAGGAAATGAAAACCCTGGGATTTTCGGCCTATGAATCCCGTGCCTATCTGGCATTGCTGGAGGAATTTCCGGTGAACGGCTACGCCCTGAGCAAGGCCTCCGGCATTCCCCGTTCCAGGATCTACGAGGTCATCAAAAACCTCATTGCAAAGCAGATGGTGTTTGAAGACGCCCAGGGGAAAACCAAGGTCTATACCCCCATGGAACCCGAGATTTTCATCAAAAAACTGCGGGCCAGGTACAACAAAATCTTTGACGACCTCACCGATTATGCCGGCACCCTCTACCGGGAGCCCAAACAGGATGACAAGCTGGTGGTGATCCAGGGCCGGGATAATATTATTTCCTTTTTAAAGGTGCTCATCAAAGGGGCCAGGGAGCGGATGGCCGTCTCCATCTGGGATGAGGAACTCAACGCCCTGACCGAGGAACTGGATGAAGCCCTGGAACGGGGGGTGAGGCTGAGGGGAATATATTTCGGTACGGCAAAGGTCTATGAGGACCTGGTGCCCCACCGTCGGATCAAGCGGTATATGGCCGAAAAAAAAGAACGGTATCTTTCGGTGATCATCGACCATTCCCATGTGGTCTCGGGCATTGTCTCCCGTGGGGAGGCCTCAAAGGTCACCTGGAGCCGGGATGAGGGCTTTATCGAGGTCAGCGAGGATTATATCGCCCATGACCTGGTGGTCAACCTTTACTCCGCCTCCCTGGATGATGCACGGTACCGGGAGTTCGAGGCCTTTGCCGATACCGTGCACGACAGCTTTTTCCATTATTCCGAGGCGGAGTTCAAGAAATTCAGGGAACTGATCTAA